A single genomic interval of Marmota flaviventris isolate mMarFla1 chromosome 14, mMarFla1.hap1, whole genome shotgun sequence harbors:
- the C14H2orf49 gene encoding ashwin isoform X1, with translation MAGDVGGRSCTDSELLLHPELLSQEFLLLTLEQKNITVENDIRVNKDNLTDLYVQHAIPLPQRELPKNRWGKMMEKKREQHEIKNETKRSNTVDGLRKRPLIVFDGSSTSTSIKVRKTENGDNDRLKPPPQASFTSNAFRKLSNSSSSVSPLILSSNLPTNDKSEHNNNDTKQNHDLMHRKSPSGTMKSPPLSPVGTTPVKLKRAAPKEETEAANNLKPPETKRKIQHVTWP, from the exons ATGGCGGGGGATGTGGGCGGTCGCAGCTGCACGGACTCGGAGCTGCTGCTGCACCCGGAGCTATTATCCCAGGAGTTCCTCCTCCTTACCTTGGAGCAG AAGAACATAACTGTTGAAAATGACATAAGAGTAAACAAAGACAATCTTACTGATCTTTATGTTCAGCATGCCATACCGTTGCCTCAGAGGGAATTGCCAAAGAATAGATGGGGGAAaatgatggaaaagaaaagagaacaacaTGAGataaaaaatgagacaaaaag GAGTAACACTGTAGATGGGTTAAGGAAAAGGCCTCTCATTGTATTTGATGGAAGCTCAACAAGTACAAGCATAAAAGTAAGAAAGACAGAGAATGGAGACAATGATCGACTCAAGCCTCCCCCTCAGGCAAGCTTTACCAGTAATGCCTTTCGAAAATTATCAAATTCCTCTTCAAGTGTTTCACCCCTAATTTTGTCTTCCAATTTGCCTACGAACGATAAATCGGAACACAATAATAATGACACTAAACAGAACCATGACTTAATGCATAGAAAAAGTCCTTCAGGCACTATGAAGTCACCACCTTTGTCCCCTGTTGGAACTACTCCTGTCAAGTTAAAGCGAGCTGCTCCTAAAGAAGAAACAGAGGCTGCA
- the C14H2orf49 gene encoding ashwin isoform X2 codes for MAGDVGGRSCTDSELLLHPELLSQEFLLLTLEQKNITVENDIRVNKDNLTDLYVQHAIPLPQRELPKNRWGKMMEKKREQHEIKNETKRSNTVDGLRKRPLIVFDGSSTSTSIKVRKTENGDNDRLKPPPQNHDLMHRKSPSGTMKSPPLSPVGTTPVKLKRAAPKEETEAANNLKPPETKRKIQHVTWP; via the exons ATGGCGGGGGATGTGGGCGGTCGCAGCTGCACGGACTCGGAGCTGCTGCTGCACCCGGAGCTATTATCCCAGGAGTTCCTCCTCCTTACCTTGGAGCAG AAGAACATAACTGTTGAAAATGACATAAGAGTAAACAAAGACAATCTTACTGATCTTTATGTTCAGCATGCCATACCGTTGCCTCAGAGGGAATTGCCAAAGAATAGATGGGGGAAaatgatggaaaagaaaagagaacaacaTGAGataaaaaatgagacaaaaag GAGTAACACTGTAGATGGGTTAAGGAAAAGGCCTCTCATTGTATTTGATGGAAGCTCAACAAGTACAAGCATAAAAGTAAGAAAGACAGAGAATGGAGACAATGATCGACTCAAGCCTCCCCCTCAG AACCATGACTTAATGCATAGAAAAAGTCCTTCAGGCACTATGAAGTCACCACCTTTGTCCCCTGTTGGAACTACTCCTGTCAAGTTAAAGCGAGCTGCTCCTAAAGAAGAAACAGAGGCTGCA